The following are encoded in a window of Panicum virgatum strain AP13 chromosome 5N, P.virgatum_v5, whole genome shotgun sequence genomic DNA:
- the LOC120672281 gene encoding uncharacterized protein LOC120672281, with translation MVNTKPVETVRSGGLPLAALNHISVVCRSLESSVRFYRDVLGFVPIRRPGSFDFDGAWLFNYGIGIHLLQAEDPESMPPKKTEINPKDNHISFQCESMEAVQRRLKELGVRYVQRRVEEGGVFVDQLFFHDPDGFMVEVCTCDNLPIAPLVPVEGNAILGLPPAAPACKRPAATLRPAPPLPVPVAVSAPVLSAATLPPAQRVPAKAAGSCVGEVEAPGIPASAIRSCPEHACMQV, from the exons ATGGTGAACACGAAGCCCGTCGAGACGGTGCGGAGCGGCGGCCTCCCGCTGGCGGCGCTCAACCACATCTCGGTCGTGTGCCGGTCGCTCGAGAGCTCCGTGCGCTTCTACCGCGACGTCCTCGGCTTCGTCCCCATCCGCCGCCCGGGCTCCTTCGACTTCGACGGCGCATG GCTGTTCAACTACGGCATCGGCATCCATCTCCTGCAGGCGGAGGACCCCGAGAGCATGCCCCCGAAGAAGACGGAGATCAACCCCAAGGACAACCACATCTCCTTCCAG TGCGAGAGCATGGAGGCGGTGCAGCGGCGGCTCAAGGAGCTGGGCGTCCGCTACGTGCAGCGGCGcgtggaggagggcggcgtCTTCGTGGACCAGCTCTTCTTCCACGACCCCGACGGCTTCATGGTCGAGGTGTGCACCTGCGACAACCTCCCCATCGCGCCCCTCGTCCCCGTCGAGGGCAACGCCATCCTCGGCCTGccgcccgcggcgccggccTGCAAGAGGCCAGCAGCAACCCtcaggccagcgccgccgcttcccgTTCCCGTGGCGGTGTCGGCGCCGGTCTTGTCCGCGGCCACGTTGCCGCCTGCGCAGCGTGTTCCGGCGAAGGCCGCCGGCAGCTGCGTCGGCGAGGTCGAGGCGCCGGGCATCCCAGCTTCCGCGATCAGGTCTTGCCCGGAGCACGCGTGCATGCAGGTCTGA
- the LOC120672280 gene encoding probable cellulose synthase A catalytic subunit 1 [UDP-forming]: MAANRGMVAGSRDGVVTIRHDGDGPTAKQLKNANEQICQICGDTVGFSATGDVFVACNECAFPVCRPCYEYERKEGNQCCPQCKTRYKRHRGSSRVPGDEEEDGVDDLDNEFNYTQGNGKGPQWQLQGQGEDVDLSSSSRHEPHHRIPCLTSGQQISGDIPDASPDRHSIRSPTPSYVDPSIPVPVRIVDPSKDLNSYGVGSVDWKERVESWRVKQEKNMIQVTHKYAAEGKGDIEGTGSNGEDLQMADDARLPLSRIVPISPNELNLYRIVIVLRLIILCFFFQYRITHPVWDAYGLWLVSVICEVWFALSWLLDQFPKWYPINRETYLDRLALRYDREGEPSQLAPIDVFVSTVDPLKEPPLITANTVLSILAVDYPVDKVSCYVSDDGSAMLTFEALSETAEFARKWVPFCKKHNIEPRAPEFYFAQKIDYLKDKIQPSFVKERRAMKREYEEFKVRINALVAKAQKIPEEGWTMADGTPWPGNNPRDHPGMIQVFLGHSGGLDTDGNELPRLVYVSREKRPGFQHHKKAGAMNALIRVSAVLTNGAYLLNVDCDHYFNSSKALREAMCFMMDPALGRKTCYVQFPQRFDGIDLHDRYANRNIVFFDINMKGLDGIQGPVYVGTGCCFNRQALYGYDPVLTEADLEPNIIIKSCCGGRKKDKSYIDSKKRAMKRTESSAPIFNMEDIEEGFEGYEDERSLLMSQKSLEKRFGQSPIFIASTFMTQGGIPPSTNPASLLKEAIHVISCGYEDKTEWGKEIGWIYGSVTEDILTGFKMHARGWISIYCMPLRPCFKGSAPINLSDRLNQVLRWALGSVEILLSRHCPIWYGYNGRLKLLERLAYINTIVYPITSIPLIAYCVLPAICLLTNKFIIPEISNYAGMFFILLFVSIFATGILELRWSGVGIEDWWRNEQFWVIGGTSAHLFAVFQGLLKVLAGIDTNFTVTSKATDDEGDFAELYVFKWTSLLIPPTTVLVINLVGIVAGVSYAINSGYQSWGPLFGKLFFSIWVILHLYPFLKGLMGKQNRTPTIVIVWSVLLASIFSLLWVKIDPFISPTQKALSRGQCGVNC; encoded by the exons ATGGCGGCGAACAGGGGGATGGTGGCCGGCTCCCGCGACGGGGTCGTCACGATCCggcacgacggcgacggccccaCG GCTAAGCAATTGAAGAATGCAAACGAACAAATTTGTCAAATCTGCGGTGACACTGTGGGGTTCTCAGCTACGGGCGACGTCTTTGTCGCCTGCAACGAATGTGCCTTTCCAGTTTGTCGCCCATGCTATGAATATGAGCGTAAGGAGGGGAATCAGTGCTGTCCTCAGTGCAAGACCAGATACAAGAGGCACAGAG GGAGCTCTCGAGTTCCtggagatgaggaggaggatggaGTTGATGATTTGGATAATGAATTCAATTACACGCAAGGCAATGGCAAAGGTCCTCAGTGGCAGCTGCAGGGACAAGGGGAAGATGTTGATCTCTCTTCGTCTTCTCGGCATGAACCACATCATAGGATTCCATGCCTGACAAGTGGGCAGCAG ATATCTGGAGATATCCCTGATGCTTCTCCTGACCGTCATTCTATTCGAAGCCCAACACCAAGCTATGTTGATCCAAGCATTCCAG TACCTGTAAGGATTGTGGACCCCTCAAAGGACTTGAATTCTTATGGTGTTGGAAGTGTTGACTGGAAAGAAAGAGTTGAGAGCTGGAGAGTTAAACAGGAGAAAAATATGATACAGGTGACTCATAAATATGCAGCAGAAGGGAAGGGGGATATTGAAGGAACTGGCTCAAATGGTGAAGATCTGCAAAT GGCTGACGATGCACGTCTACCTCTAAGTCGCATAGTGCCCATATCTCCTAATGAGCTTAACCTTTATCGAATAGTGATTGTTCTCCGGCTTATcatcctctgcttcttcttccAGTATCGTATAACTCATCCAGTATGGGATGCTTATGGATTGTGGCTTGTATCTGTTATTTGTGAAGTTTGGTTTGCCTTGTCTTGGCTTCTAGATCAGTTCCCAAAGTGGTATCCGATCAACCGTGAAACTTACCTGGATAGACTTGCATTGAG ATATGATAGAGAGGGTGAGCCATCGCAGTTGGCTCCAATTGATGTCTTTGTCAGTACAGTGGACCCACTTAAGGAACCTCCTCTGATTACTGCCAACACTGTCCTGTCCATTCTTGCTGTGGATTACCCTGTTGACAAAGTATCATGCTATGTGTCTGATGATGGTTCAGCTATGTTGACTTTTGAAGCACTATCAGAAACTGCAGAGTTTGCAAGGAAATGGGTTCCCTTTTGCAAGAAACACAACATTGAACCCAGGGCTCCAGAGTTTTACTTTGCTCAAAAGATAGATTACCTAAAGGACAAGATACAACCTTCTTTTGTGAAAGAAAGGCGGGCTATGAAG AGGGAGTATGAAGAGTTCAAGGTACGGATCAATGCCCTTGTAGCAAAAGCACAAAAAATACCTGAAGAGGGATGGACCATGGCTGATGGCACTCCTTGGCCTGGAAATAACCCAAGAgaccatccagggatgatccaG GTATTCTTGGGGCACAGTGGTGGGCTTGACACTGATGGAAATGAGTTGCCACGGCTCGTTTATGTTTCTCGTGAAAAGAGGCCAGGCTTCCAACATCACAAGAAGGCTGGTGCCATGAATGCTTTG ATTCGAGTATCAGCTGTCTTGACAAATGGTGCTTATCTTCTTAATGTGGATTGTGATCACTACTTCAATAGCAGCAAAGCTCTTAGAGAAGCTATGTGCTTCATGATGGATCCAGCACTAGGAAGGAAAACTTGCTATGTCCAGtttcctcaaagatttgatggtATAGACTTGCATGATCGATATGCGAACCGAAACATTGTGTTCTTTGAT ATTAATATGAAGGGTTTAGATGGCATTCAAGGGCCGGTTTATGTGGGAACAGGATGCTGTTTTAATAGGCAGGCCTTGTATGGATATGATCCTGTATTGACAGAAGCTGATTTGGAGCCTAACATTATCATTAAAAGTTGCTGTGGTGGCagaaagaaggacaagagcTATATTGACTCGAAAAAACGTGCTATGAAGAGAACCGAATCTTCTGCTCCTATCTTcaacatggaagatatagaagAGGGCTTTGAAG GTTATGAGGATGAAAGATCACTGCTTATGTCCCAGAAAAGCTTGGAGAAACGATTTGGCCAGTCTCCAATTTTTATTGCGTCCACTTTTATGACTCAAGGTGGCATACCACCTTCAACAAATCCAGCTTCCCTGCTAAAGGAAGCTATCCATGTCATCAGTTGTGGATATGAGGACAAGACAGAATGGGGAAAAGAG ATCGGATGGATATATGGCTCTGTTACTGAGGATATTTTAACTGGGTTCAAGATGCATGCAAGAGGTTGGATATCCATCTACTGCATGCCACTTCGACCTTGCTTCAAGGGTTCTGCTCCAATTAACCTTTCTGATCGTCTCAATCAAGTTTTACGTTGGGCTCTTGGTTCAGTTGAAATTCTGCTCAGCAGACACTGTCCTATTTGGTACGGTTATAATGGAAGGCTAAAGCTTCTGGAGAGATTGGCGTACATCAACACCATTGTTTATCCAATTACATCTATCCCACTAATAGCCTACTGCGTCCTTCCTGCTATCTGTCTACTTACCAACAAATTCATTATTCCTGAG ATTAGCAATTATGCTGGGATGTTCTTCATTCTGCTTTTTGTCTCCATCTTTGCTACTGGAATTCTGGAGCTTCGATGGAGTGGTGTCGGTATTGAGGACTGGTGGAGAAATGAGCAGTTTTGGGTCATTGGTGGCACCTCTGCACATCTCTTTGCTGTATTCCAAGGTCTGCTGAAAGTGTTGGCAGGGATTGACACAAACTTTACGGTTACGTCAAAGGCGACTGACGACGAGGGTGATTTTGCTGAGCTATATGTGTTCAAGTGGACAAGCCTTCTAATCCCCCCAACCACTGTGCTTGTGATCAACTTGGTGGGCATAGTGGCAGGAGTGTCATACGCTATCAACAGTGGCTACCAATCCTGGGGTCCCCTTTTTGGGAAGCTTTTCTTCTCAATCTGGGTGATCCTCCACCTCTACCCTTTCCTGAAGGGTCTCATGGGGAAACAGAACCGCACACCGACCATCGTCATCGTCTGGTCCGTCCTCCTCGCTTCCATCTTCTCGCTGCTGTGGGTGAAGATCGATCCTTTCATTTCGCCTACACAGAAAGCTCTTTCCCGGGGGCAATGCGGTGTAAACTGCTGA